A single region of the Kocuria rosea genome encodes:
- a CDS encoding ABC transporter ATP-binding protein: MAAPAPPRRPQHFWSSAGRLLGLLAPQRRALALVLLAGTVSVALNVWAPLVLGRAMDVIFTGVLGRDMPAGATREEVAQDLRDRGEQNLADLVSAADVVPGAGIDFSALARLIAAVLVMYLVASLLMWAQGWLLNRLVMQVVHDLRSAVEDKLNRLPLGWFDTRERGDVLSRVTNDVDNVQTALQHSFAQLVQSLLTVVGIVIMMFVVSWQLALVALVALPLSAGAAGFIGVRAQRLFTEQWRATGALNGHIEDSFSGHELIRVFGREQEMAERFDERNEELYRAAFGAQFVSGTIMPVMQFISYLSYVGIAVLGGLRVASGQLSLGAATAFIQYSREFTQPLSQMAGMANTLQSGVASAERAFELLDAPEQQADTARARLPARSPGRVRFEHVSFSYVPGTPLLQDLTFEALPGRTVAVVGPTGAGKTTLVNLVLRFYELDAGRITLDGVDITDLSRAVLRSRVGMVLQDAWLFGGTIRENIRYGRLDATDEEVLEAARATLVDRFVRALPEGYDTVIDPEGSNVSVGERQLITIARAFLSDPSLLILDEATSSVDTRTEVLVQQAMAALRSDRTSFVIAHRLSTVRDADIILVMEDGRIVERGAHDDLLAARGAYAALHASQFAAPAVPDDAPTDQQPLDVQESTTHDTP, from the coding sequence ATGGCCGCGCCCGCCCCGCCGCGCAGGCCCCAGCACTTCTGGTCCTCCGCCGGACGGCTGCTGGGCCTGCTCGCCCCGCAGCGGCGGGCGCTGGCGCTCGTCCTCCTGGCCGGGACCGTGTCCGTGGCGCTCAACGTCTGGGCCCCGCTCGTCCTGGGCCGGGCGATGGACGTGATCTTCACGGGGGTGCTCGGCCGGGACATGCCCGCGGGCGCGACACGGGAGGAGGTGGCCCAGGACCTGCGGGACCGGGGCGAGCAGAACCTCGCGGACCTGGTCTCCGCCGCGGACGTCGTCCCCGGGGCGGGCATCGACTTCTCCGCGCTCGCCCGGCTGATCGCGGCGGTGCTGGTCATGTACCTGGTGGCCTCGCTGCTGATGTGGGCGCAGGGCTGGCTGCTCAACCGCCTGGTCATGCAGGTGGTCCACGACCTGCGCAGCGCGGTCGAGGACAAGCTGAACCGGCTGCCGCTGGGGTGGTTCGACACCCGTGAGCGCGGGGACGTGCTCTCGCGGGTGACCAACGACGTCGACAACGTCCAGACGGCGCTGCAGCACTCCTTCGCCCAGCTGGTCCAGTCCCTGCTCACGGTGGTGGGCATCGTGATCATGATGTTCGTGGTGTCGTGGCAGCTGGCGCTCGTGGCCCTCGTCGCCCTCCCCCTGTCCGCGGGGGCCGCCGGGTTCATCGGGGTGCGCGCCCAGCGCCTGTTCACGGAGCAGTGGCGCGCCACCGGCGCCCTCAACGGGCACATCGAGGACTCGTTCTCCGGCCACGAGCTGATCAGGGTCTTCGGCCGCGAGCAGGAGATGGCCGAGCGCTTCGACGAGCGCAACGAGGAGCTGTACCGGGCGGCCTTCGGGGCACAGTTCGTCTCCGGCACGATCATGCCCGTGATGCAGTTCATCTCCTACCTCTCCTACGTCGGCATCGCCGTGCTCGGCGGGCTGCGCGTGGCCTCCGGGCAGCTGAGCCTCGGGGCGGCGACCGCGTTCATCCAGTACTCGCGGGAGTTCACCCAGCCCCTGTCCCAGATGGCGGGCATGGCCAACACCCTGCAGTCCGGGGTGGCCTCCGCGGAGCGCGCCTTCGAGCTGCTCGACGCCCCGGAGCAGCAGGCCGACACCGCCCGCGCCCGCCTGCCCGCACGCTCCCCCGGCCGGGTGCGCTTCGAGCACGTCTCCTTCTCCTACGTCCCGGGAACCCCGCTCCTCCAGGACCTGACCTTCGAGGCGCTCCCCGGCCGGACCGTGGCCGTCGTGGGGCCCACCGGCGCCGGCAAGACGACGCTCGTGAACCTGGTGCTGCGCTTCTACGAGCTCGACGCCGGGCGGATCACGCTGGACGGCGTGGACATCACCGACCTCTCCCGCGCCGTGCTGCGCTCCCGGGTCGGGATGGTCCTGCAGGACGCCTGGCTGTTCGGCGGGACCATCCGGGAGAACATCCGCTACGGACGGCTGGACGCCACGGACGAGGAGGTGCTCGAGGCCGCCCGGGCGACCCTCGTGGACCGCTTCGTGCGCGCGCTGCCGGAGGGCTACGACACCGTGATCGACCCGGAGGGCAGCAACGTGTCCGTGGGCGAGCGGCAGCTCATCACCATCGCCCGGGCCTTCCTGTCCGACCCCTCCCTGCTGATCCTGGACGAGGCGACGTCCTCGGTGGACACCCGCACCGAGGTGCTCGTGCAGCAGGCCATGGCCGCGCTGCGCAGCGACCGGACCTCGTTCGTCATCGCGCACCGTCTCTCCACCGTCCGCGACGCGGATATCATCCTGGTGATGGAGGACGGCCGGATCGTGGAGCGGGGCGCCCACGACGACCTGCTCGCCGCCCGGGGCGCGTACGCCGCGCTGCACGCGAGCCAGTTCGCGGCTCCGGCGGTCCCCGACGACGCCCCCACCGACCAGCAGCCCCTCGACGTGCAGGAGAGCACCACCCATGACACCCCGTGA
- a CDS encoding PTS fructose transporter subunit IIABC — MSELITPDLVSLDQDLGADKESVIGRLAALVQRTGRAEQLDGLLADAIARENKTATGIPGGIAIPHCRSAAVTEPTLVMARLAQGVPWGAKDGPADIVFFIAAPEGADQTHLKLLAKLARSLMKKDFVAALRAARSEQEVVRIVDDALGLGGTAEGASATGPATAGATSAAAVPASVDARAADGGAAPASAAPAAGDAGPHAGKKIVAVTACPTGIAHTYMAADGLTYAAEDMGVDLQVETQGSAGFTKLDPATIAAADAVIFATDVDVRDRARFAGKPFVASPVKRGIDEPKVMIEEALANAGNPNAPRVQGGAGGDADQGATGGANEGWGTRIRKAVMTGVSYMIPFVAAGGLLMAFGFMVAGADIANIADDVLTGSTIWNLGEFTLAQYIGAVLFKMGNLAMSLLVPALAGYIAYGLSDRPGIAPGFAAGLVANFMGAGFLGGIVGGLLAGLAAYWLAQPRLPRWLGSLMPVVIIPLLATIFAAGLLLLVLGGPIATFMAWLTEVLNGMTGASALALGAILGLMMGSDLGGPINKVAYTFAAAGLGAATVANTAPQEIMAAVIAAGMVPPLAMALASTVAKRYFTVAERENGKAAWLLGASFISEGAIPFAAADPLRVLPASMVGGAVTGAISMATGVTSAAPHGGVWILPVIGNPLMFLLAVVVGTVVTAGIVVALKHVGGAHGRVADATRSREDAAAVPTTA; from the coding sequence GTGTCCGAGCTCATCACTCCCGACCTGGTCTCGCTCGACCAGGACCTGGGAGCAGACAAGGAATCCGTCATCGGCCGGCTCGCCGCCCTGGTGCAGCGCACCGGCCGCGCCGAGCAGCTCGACGGGCTGCTGGCGGACGCCATCGCCCGCGAGAACAAGACCGCCACCGGCATCCCCGGCGGCATCGCGATCCCGCACTGCCGCTCCGCCGCCGTGACCGAGCCGACCCTGGTCATGGCCCGGCTCGCGCAGGGCGTCCCCTGGGGCGCCAAGGACGGCCCCGCCGACATCGTCTTCTTCATCGCGGCGCCCGAGGGCGCCGACCAGACGCACCTGAAGCTGCTGGCCAAGCTCGCCCGCTCGCTGATGAAGAAGGACTTCGTGGCCGCCCTGCGCGCCGCGCGGTCCGAGCAGGAGGTCGTCCGGATCGTCGACGACGCGCTGGGGCTCGGCGGGACCGCCGAGGGCGCCTCCGCGACCGGCCCGGCGACCGCCGGCGCCACGTCCGCCGCCGCGGTGCCCGCCTCGGTCGACGCCCGGGCCGCGGACGGGGGCGCCGCGCCGGCGTCCGCCGCCCCGGCCGCGGGCGACGCCGGCCCGCACGCCGGCAAGAAGATCGTGGCCGTCACGGCCTGCCCCACCGGCATCGCCCACACCTACATGGCGGCGGACGGGCTGACCTACGCCGCCGAGGACATGGGGGTCGACCTCCAGGTCGAGACCCAGGGCTCCGCCGGCTTCACCAAGCTGGACCCCGCCACGATCGCCGCGGCGGACGCGGTGATCTTCGCGACCGACGTCGACGTCCGGGACCGCGCCCGGTTCGCCGGCAAGCCCTTCGTCGCCTCGCCGGTCAAGCGCGGCATCGACGAGCCGAAGGTCATGATCGAGGAGGCCCTCGCCAACGCCGGGAACCCGAACGCCCCGCGCGTGCAGGGAGGGGCCGGCGGGGACGCCGACCAGGGCGCCACCGGCGGCGCGAACGAGGGCTGGGGGACCCGCATCCGCAAGGCCGTGATGACCGGTGTCAGCTACATGATCCCGTTCGTGGCCGCGGGCGGGCTGCTCATGGCCTTCGGCTTCATGGTGGCCGGGGCGGACATCGCCAACATCGCCGACGACGTGCTGACCGGCTCCACCATCTGGAACCTCGGCGAGTTCACCCTCGCCCAGTACATCGGCGCGGTCCTGTTCAAGATGGGCAACCTGGCCATGAGCCTGCTGGTGCCCGCACTGGCCGGCTACATCGCCTACGGCCTGAGCGACCGTCCCGGCATCGCCCCGGGCTTCGCGGCCGGCCTGGTCGCGAACTTCATGGGCGCCGGGTTCCTCGGCGGCATCGTCGGCGGTCTGCTGGCCGGTCTCGCCGCCTACTGGCTGGCGCAGCCCCGGCTGCCCCGCTGGCTGGGCTCGCTGATGCCCGTGGTGATCATCCCGCTGCTCGCCACGATCTTCGCCGCGGGCCTGCTGCTGCTGGTCCTGGGCGGGCCGATCGCCACCTTCATGGCGTGGCTGACCGAGGTCCTCAACGGCATGACCGGTGCCAGTGCGCTGGCGCTCGGCGCGATCCTCGGCCTGATGATGGGCTCGGACCTGGGCGGGCCGATCAACAAGGTCGCCTACACGTTCGCCGCCGCCGGCCTCGGGGCCGCGACCGTCGCCAACACCGCCCCGCAGGAGATCATGGCCGCGGTCATCGCCGCCGGCATGGTGCCCCCGCTGGCCATGGCCCTCGCCTCGACGGTGGCCAAGCGCTACTTCACGGTGGCCGAGCGGGAGAACGGCAAGGCCGCGTGGCTGCTGGGAGCCTCCTTCATCTCCGAGGGCGCCATCCCGTTCGCCGCGGCCGACCCGCTGCGCGTGCTCCCCGCGTCCATGGTCGGCGGCGCCGTGACCGGCGCGATCAGCATGGCCACGGGCGTCACCTCCGCCGCGCCGCACGGCGGGGTGTGGATCCTGCCGGTGATCGGCAACCCGCTGATGTTCCTGCTCGCGGTGGTTGTCGGTACCGTGGTCACAGCAGGCATCGTCGTCGCCCTCAAGCACGTGGGCGGTGCGCACGGCCGGGTGGCCGACGCCACCCGCTCGCGCGAGGATGCCGCCGCTGTGCCGACCACCGCCTGA
- a CDS encoding L,D-transpeptidase family protein, whose product MKISALRIPAAVAACFAVVLAGAPGASAAPSAPAPGVSAGPTTTPGPTAGAVAATVRLEPVDDESTVPERETSLVDVLANDGLEDPATVRLLLVDPAARAAEDELVDELRTDLGSLRVVSPDTEPDALPEGWEVPDHPVLALTPAPDRPADAASVEVAYAVLGAGGEAARAVLTVAPDQEAPGASAAPTASGEPTEPAVPAEPTDGAEPTTEPSPGAEPAEERPAAPRPESQETAAAAAAENADVPAEVRQALEAAAARASARTGEPTGEMRPWKGGWEWPHQRGVVLWSEAHGAHFVQLRGAIGHRWSSTGGVDVLGWPVDDESCLLTGGGCRQSFSKTRTIYWSSSTGARTVNTRGAIGHQWVLGGREAGAYGYPTTDEVCGAAGGCRQSFAGDRTIYWTSSTGARTVNTRGAIGHKWVLGGREAGSYGYPTTDEVCGLTGGGCRQSFTKAHTIYWSPGTGARAVKTKGAIGQRWIATGRERGSLGYPVTDEVGTGTVHQKFQRGLVTWSRATGARTHLFRGECHHLNTGRSVQPTRNAARVSLTIAEGYGRSQATFVNCVRIGGSYVEEWRTSAYVGASGFKRPGVPSGHTQYLFSPQGSYSVTESFGVYNPGTALPYRQLNPNSRWGGRLGTLYNKYFESTGYTWPDENMWYFSLSGDYRLGVVINYNRPPDSSIVQGNGFAIFLHANKKPTAGCIALHEHEVARYMRTARPGDRIIMGVRADLFR is encoded by the coding sequence ATGAAGATCTCAGCTCTGCGCATCCCCGCCGCGGTCGCGGCCTGCTTCGCGGTCGTCCTCGCCGGTGCCCCGGGGGCGTCCGCGGCGCCGTCCGCGCCCGCCCCCGGCGTCTCGGCCGGTCCGACGACGACCCCCGGACCCACGGCGGGTGCCGTCGCGGCGACCGTGCGGCTCGAGCCGGTGGACGACGAGTCGACCGTGCCCGAGCGGGAGACCTCGCTCGTCGACGTCCTCGCCAACGACGGCCTCGAGGACCCCGCGACGGTGCGGCTCCTGCTCGTGGACCCCGCGGCCCGCGCGGCCGAGGACGAGCTCGTCGACGAACTGCGCACGGATCTCGGGTCCCTGCGCGTGGTGTCCCCGGACACGGAGCCCGACGCCCTGCCCGAGGGCTGGGAGGTCCCGGACCACCCGGTCCTCGCCCTGACGCCCGCTCCGGATCGGCCCGCCGACGCCGCCTCGGTGGAGGTGGCCTACGCCGTGCTGGGCGCCGGGGGCGAGGCGGCCCGGGCCGTGCTCACGGTCGCCCCGGACCAGGAGGCCCCCGGGGCCTCCGCCGCGCCCACCGCCTCGGGGGAGCCGACGGAACCGGCGGTCCCGGCCGAGCCGACGGACGGCGCCGAGCCGACGACGGAGCCCTCCCCGGGCGCGGAGCCCGCCGAGGAGCGGCCGGCCGCACCGCGGCCGGAGTCGCAGGAGACCGCCGCCGCGGCCGCCGCGGAGAACGCGGACGTGCCCGCCGAGGTCCGGCAGGCCCTGGAGGCCGCCGCGGCCCGGGCGTCCGCCAGGACCGGGGAGCCGACCGGGGAGATGCGCCCCTGGAAGGGGGGCTGGGAGTGGCCGCACCAGAGGGGCGTGGTCCTCTGGTCCGAGGCGCACGGCGCGCACTTCGTGCAGCTGCGGGGCGCGATCGGGCACCGGTGGAGCTCCACGGGCGGCGTGGACGTGCTGGGCTGGCCCGTGGACGACGAGTCCTGCCTCCTGACGGGCGGCGGGTGCCGGCAGTCCTTCTCGAAGACCCGCACGATCTACTGGAGCTCCTCCACCGGGGCGCGGACCGTCAACACCCGGGGGGCGATCGGCCACCAGTGGGTGCTCGGCGGGCGCGAGGCCGGGGCCTACGGCTACCCCACGACCGACGAGGTCTGCGGGGCGGCCGGCGGGTGCCGCCAGTCCTTCGCGGGAGACCGGACGATCTACTGGACCTCGTCCACCGGGGCGCGGACGGTCAACACCCGGGGCGCGATCGGCCACAAGTGGGTCCTCGGCGGGCGCGAGGCCGGGAGCTACGGCTACCCCACGACCGACGAGGTCTGCGGGCTGACCGGGGGCGGGTGCCGCCAGTCCTTCACCAAGGCGCACACGATCTACTGGAGCCCCGGGACGGGGGCCCGGGCGGTCAAGACGAAGGGCGCGATCGGGCAGCGGTGGATCGCCACGGGACGCGAGCGGGGGTCGCTCGGCTACCCCGTCACGGACGAGGTCGGCACCGGCACCGTGCACCAGAAGTTCCAGCGGGGACTCGTCACCTGGAGCCGCGCCACCGGCGCCCGGACGCACCTGTTCCGCGGCGAGTGCCACCACCTCAACACGGGGCGCTCCGTGCAGCCGACCCGCAACGCGGCGCGCGTGTCCCTGACCATCGCCGAGGGCTACGGGCGCTCGCAGGCCACGTTCGTCAACTGCGTGCGGATCGGCGGAAGCTACGTCGAGGAGTGGCGGACGTCCGCCTACGTGGGGGCCAGCGGATTCAAGCGGCCCGGGGTGCCCTCGGGGCACACGCAGTACCTGTTCTCCCCGCAGGGCTCGTACTCGGTCACGGAGTCCTTCGGGGTCTACAACCCGGGCACCGCGCTGCCCTACCGGCAGCTCAACCCCAACTCCCGGTGGGGCGGCCGCCTGGGCACGCTCTACAACAAGTACTTCGAGTCCACCGGCTACACCTGGCCGGACGAGAACATGTGGTACTTCTCGCTGTCCGGCGACTACCGGCTCGGCGTGGTGATCAACTACAACCGCCCGCCCGACTCGTCCATCGTCCAGGGCAACGGGTTCGCGATCTTCCTGCACGCGAACAAGAAGCCCACGGCGGGGTGCATCGCCCTGCACGAGCACGAGGTCGCCCGGTACATGCGCACCGCGCGCCCCGGGGACCGGATCATCATGGGCGTCCGGGCGGACCTGTTCCGCTGA
- a CDS encoding 1-phosphofructokinase family hexose kinase, translating into MILTVTLNPSLDRTVELPAPLRRGAVQRADGARQDAGGKGVNISRALRASGVPTLAVLPGDPGDPLLAELTAAEVPHEAVPVGAPIRSNITITEPDGTTTKINAPGAPLGTEHVDAVVELLVDRGADASWVVLAGSLPPGAPEDVYARIVRRVRTALGERSPLFAVDTSGAALQGAVSGDDALPDLIKPNGEELAELVGTVDGERLEADPDLAAATAAALVDRGLGAVLTTLGAGGAVLTVPEGSWHAVHAPVAVRSTVGAGDSSLSGYLIAQERGDAAPECLRQAVASGSAAAALPGTRVPTLSETTPEAVTVRELPARAVSG; encoded by the coding sequence GTGATCCTCACCGTCACCCTCAACCCGTCCCTCGACCGCACGGTCGAGCTCCCGGCGCCGCTGCGCCGCGGCGCCGTCCAGCGCGCCGACGGCGCCCGGCAGGACGCCGGCGGCAAGGGCGTGAACATCTCCCGGGCGCTGCGCGCAAGCGGCGTCCCGACCCTGGCCGTGCTGCCGGGCGACCCCGGCGATCCGCTGCTGGCGGAGCTCACCGCGGCCGAGGTCCCCCACGAGGCGGTCCCCGTGGGCGCCCCGATCCGCTCGAACATCACGATCACCGAGCCGGACGGCACCACCACCAAGATCAACGCCCCGGGTGCGCCGCTGGGCACCGAGCACGTCGACGCCGTCGTCGAGCTCCTGGTGGACCGCGGCGCGGACGCCTCCTGGGTGGTCCTGGCCGGCTCGCTGCCGCCCGGCGCCCCGGAGGACGTCTACGCCCGGATCGTCCGCCGGGTCCGCACGGCCCTGGGGGAGCGCTCGCCCCTGTTCGCCGTGGACACCTCCGGGGCGGCGCTGCAGGGCGCCGTGTCCGGCGACGACGCCCTGCCCGACCTCATCAAGCCCAACGGCGAGGAGCTCGCCGAGCTCGTCGGGACGGTCGACGGCGAACGGCTCGAGGCGGACCCCGACCTCGCGGCCGCCACCGCCGCCGCGCTCGTGGACCGCGGCCTGGGCGCGGTCCTCACGACCCTCGGGGCCGGCGGGGCCGTGCTCACCGTCCCGGAGGGCTCCTGGCACGCCGTCCACGCCCCCGTGGCCGTGCGCTCCACCGTGGGCGCCGGCGACAGCTCGCTCTCGGGCTACCTCATCGCCCAGGAGCGCGGGGACGCGGCGCCGGAGTGCCTGCGGCAGGCCGTGGCCTCCGGGTCCGCGGCGGCCGCGCTGCCGGGCACCCGGGTCCCCACCCTCTCCGAGACCACCCCCGAGGCGGTCACCGTGCGGGAGCTCCCCGCGCGCGCCGTCTCCGGCTGA
- a CDS encoding TIGR03085 family metal-binding protein, which produces MTNFANVERRHLAALLRRLGPDAPTLCEGWRTRDLAVHLVVRSGRPDVLAGQVLPRVPVLGERARRAEQAVAGQPWEELVRKVEHPPLYSPARLGPVDKRINTVEYFVHHEDVRRAQPDWHERPLLHDEEQALWRSLSLLAKVVLKDEEDTVVLIAPSYGAVRGGRGRTGTVRVLRAVPSELVLWALGRREQARVEQSVE; this is translated from the coding sequence GTGACCAATTTCGCCAACGTCGAGCGCCGGCACCTCGCCGCGCTCCTGCGCCGACTGGGCCCCGACGCCCCGACCCTGTGCGAGGGCTGGAGGACCCGCGACCTCGCCGTGCACCTCGTCGTGCGCTCCGGGCGGCCGGACGTCCTCGCCGGCCAGGTGCTCCCGCGGGTGCCCGTGCTGGGCGAGCGCGCCCGCCGCGCCGAGCAGGCCGTCGCCGGCCAGCCCTGGGAGGAGCTCGTGCGGAAGGTGGAGCACCCGCCGCTGTACTCGCCCGCGCGGCTCGGACCGGTGGACAAGCGGATCAACACCGTGGAGTACTTCGTCCACCACGAGGACGTCCGCCGGGCCCAGCCCGACTGGCACGAGCGCCCGCTGCTGCACGACGAGGAGCAGGCCCTGTGGCGGTCCCTGAGCCTGCTGGCCAAGGTGGTGCTCAAGGACGAGGAGGACACCGTGGTGCTCATCGCCCCGTCCTACGGCGCGGTGCGCGGCGGCCGCGGCAGGACGGGGACCGTGCGCGTGCTGCGCGCCGTGCCGAGCGAGCTGGTGCTGTGGGCCCTGGGCCGCCGGGAGCAGGCCCGAGTGGAGCAGTCCGTCGAGTAG
- a CDS encoding DUF3817 domain-containing protein, protein MTPRELYGRFALAEAVTWTLLILGMVLKYTGVSEAFVPVFGMLHGVVFLGYCVVTCFVWVDQRWSAGFGALGLASAVVPWATIPFERRAERTGRLAGGWRLAPGGDRPATVPERLEAWSLRSPWLAVAAGAVVVAGLTSVLLYLGPPVPRG, encoded by the coding sequence ATGACACCCCGTGAACTCTACGGCCGCTTCGCCCTCGCGGAGGCGGTGACCTGGACGCTGCTGATCCTCGGCATGGTCCTGAAGTACACGGGGGTCTCGGAGGCCTTCGTGCCCGTCTTCGGCATGCTGCACGGGGTCGTGTTCCTGGGCTACTGCGTGGTGACCTGCTTCGTCTGGGTGGACCAGCGGTGGTCGGCGGGCTTCGGGGCCCTGGGCCTGGCCAGCGCGGTCGTCCCCTGGGCCACGATCCCCTTCGAGCGCCGCGCCGAGCGCACGGGCCGGCTCGCCGGCGGATGGCGCCTGGCCCCCGGCGGCGACCGTCCCGCCACCGTGCCGGAGCGGCTGGAGGCCTGGTCCCTCCGCAGCCCGTGGCTGGCCGTGGCGGCGGGCGCGGTCGTGGTGGCGGGCCTCACCTCGGTGCTCCTGTACCTGGGACCGCCCGTCCCCCGCGGCTGA
- a CDS encoding DeoR/GlpR family DNA-binding transcription regulator, giving the protein MFAEERQAEIAELVLTTRRVNGADLARRFDVTMETVRRDLAALEAAGRLRRVHGGAVSADQSTSDEKAISSRKHLNTPEKRRIAQAAFDLLRTSGAGAVVLDAGSTVEALADLIVRTDSTLSDGQEQLIITHALHIAAKLADASGIGLELVGGRVRKLTWAAAGGRAAEHYTRLRPDLAFVGCNGIHAAFGLSTPDPIEAVVKTAIIQTSRRVVVLCDSAKHDQETLMRFASLDEIDTLITDRAPGPELAAALEEADVEVVIA; this is encoded by the coding sequence ATGTTCGCAGAAGAACGCCAGGCCGAGATCGCCGAGCTGGTGCTCACGACTCGCCGGGTCAACGGCGCGGACCTGGCACGCCGCTTCGACGTCACCATGGAGACGGTCCGGCGCGACCTCGCGGCCCTCGAGGCCGCGGGCAGGCTCCGCAGGGTGCACGGGGGCGCCGTCTCCGCGGACCAGTCGACGTCCGACGAGAAGGCCATCTCGTCCCGCAAGCACCTGAACACCCCGGAGAAGCGGCGGATCGCGCAGGCGGCGTTCGACCTCCTGCGCACCAGCGGGGCGGGGGCCGTCGTGCTCGACGCCGGCAGCACCGTCGAGGCCCTGGCCGACCTCATCGTCCGCACCGACTCCACCCTGTCGGACGGGCAGGAGCAGCTCATCATCACCCACGCCCTGCACATCGCCGCCAAGCTCGCCGACGCCTCGGGCATCGGGCTCGAGCTCGTCGGCGGGCGCGTCCGCAAGCTCACCTGGGCCGCCGCCGGCGGACGGGCCGCGGAGCACTACACCCGCCTGCGCCCGGACCTCGCGTTCGTGGGCTGCAACGGGATCCACGCCGCGTTCGGGCTGAGCACCCCGGACCCCATCGAGGCGGTCGTCAAGACCGCCATCATCCAGACCTCCCGCCGGGTCGTGGTCCTCTGCGACTCGGCCAAGCACGATCAGGAGACCCTCATGCGCTTCGCGTCGCTCGACGAGATCGACACCCTCATCACCGACCGGGCCCCCGGCCCCGAGCTGGCCGCCGCCCTCGAGGAGGCCGACGTCGAGGTGGTGATCGCGTGA
- a CDS encoding ABC transporter ATP-binding protein, protein MLLRLVRQHTGRYLPWVLAVVALQLVATIAALLLPSLNARIIDEGVVRGDTGLILRVGEVMLGVALLQVAAAVAAVYCAARAAMGTGRDLRRAVHRQVGSFGSREVNGFGAPTLITRGTNDVQQIQMLVLMGLNFMVAAPIMCAGGIVMALREDAGLSWLVWVSVPVLGIAVGVLVGLLMPLFRLMQGRIDRINAVLREQIVGIRVVRAFVREDHERRRFAAANRELTDVSVRIGSLFVLMFPVITMILHLATAAVLWFGGQRVGAGQIQVGSLTAFLQYLLQILTAVMMGTFMVMMVPRAMVCAERITEVLRTEPSLREPAAPVVPASRTGAVELRDVTFRYPGAELPVLEGVGFRAGPGRTTAVVGATGSGKSTLLHLVPRLLDPTGGTVELDGVPLPRLSHEQIAARVALVPQRPYLFSGTVASNLRLGDAGATDEELWTALRTAQAEDFVRRMPGGLEAPIAQGGVNVSGGQRQRLCIARALVARPVVYLFDDSFSALDVATDARLRAALVPATRDATVLVVAQRVSTVRDADQILVLDAGRITARGTHDELLASSGTYREIVESQTRAEEVA, encoded by the coding sequence ATGCTTCTCCGTCTCGTCCGGCAGCACACCGGCCGCTACCTGCCGTGGGTCCTGGCCGTCGTCGCGCTCCAGCTGGTCGCCACGATCGCCGCGCTGCTGCTGCCGAGCCTCAACGCCCGGATCATCGACGAGGGCGTCGTCCGGGGCGACACCGGCCTGATCCTGCGCGTCGGGGAGGTGATGCTCGGCGTCGCGCTCCTGCAGGTGGCGGCCGCCGTCGCCGCGGTGTACTGCGCGGCCCGGGCGGCGATGGGCACCGGCCGCGATCTCCGCCGCGCCGTGCACCGGCAGGTCGGCTCCTTCGGCTCCCGGGAGGTCAACGGCTTCGGGGCCCCCACCCTCATCACGCGGGGCACCAACGACGTCCAGCAGATCCAGATGCTCGTGCTCATGGGGCTCAACTTCATGGTGGCGGCGCCCATCATGTGCGCCGGCGGGATCGTGATGGCCCTCCGGGAGGACGCCGGGCTCTCCTGGCTCGTGTGGGTGTCGGTGCCCGTGCTCGGGATCGCGGTGGGCGTGCTGGTGGGCCTGCTCATGCCCCTCTTCCGGCTCATGCAGGGGCGGATCGACCGGATCAACGCGGTGCTGCGCGAGCAGATCGTCGGCATCCGGGTGGTGCGGGCCTTCGTGCGGGAGGACCACGAGCGCCGCCGCTTCGCGGCCGCCAACCGGGAGCTCACCGACGTGTCGGTGCGCATCGGCTCCCTGTTCGTGCTGATGTTCCCGGTCATCACCATGATCCTGCACCTGGCCACCGCTGCCGTGCTGTGGTTCGGCGGCCAGCGGGTGGGGGCCGGGCAGATCCAGGTCGGCTCGCTCACCGCGTTCCTGCAGTACCTCCTGCAGATCCTGACGGCCGTGATGATGGGGACCTTCATGGTGATGATGGTCCCGCGCGCCATGGTGTGCGCCGAGCGCATCACCGAGGTCCTGCGCACCGAGCCCTCCCTTCGGGAGCCCGCCGCGCCCGTGGTCCCCGCCTCCCGGACCGGCGCGGTGGAGCTGCGCGACGTGACGTTCCGGTACCCCGGGGCGGAGCTGCCCGTGCTGGAGGGCGTGGGCTTCCGGGCCGGACCGGGCCGGACGACCGCCGTCGTCGGCGCCACCGGGTCGGGCAAGTCCACCCTCCTGCACCTCGTCCCCCGGCTGCTGGACCCCACCGGGGGCACGGTGGAGCTCGACGGCGTCCCGCTGCCCCGGCTGTCCCACGAGCAGATCGCCGCCCGGGTGGCCCTCGTGCCGCAGCGGCCGTACCTGTTCTCCGGCACCGTGGCCTCCAACCTCCGGCTCGGGGACGCCGGGGCGACGGACGAGGAGCTCTGGACCGCGCTGCGCACCGCGCAGGCGGAGGACTTCGTCCGCCGGATGCCCGGGGGGCTCGAGGCCCCGATCGCCCAGGGCGGCGTCAACGTCTCCGGCGGGCAGCGGCAGCGGCTGTGCATCGCACGGGCGCTGGTGGCCCGCCCGGTGGTGTACCTCTTCGACGACTCGTTCTCCGCCCTGGACGTGGCCACCGACGCCCGGCTGCGCGCCGCCCTCGTGCCGGCCACCCGGGACGCGACCGTCCTGGTCGTGGCCCAGCGCGTGTCCACCGTCCGGGACGCGGACCAGATCCTCGTCCTGGACGCCGGGCGGATCACGGCGCGCGGGACCCACGACGAGCTGCTGGCCTCCTCCGGCACCTACCGGGAGATCGTCGAGTCGCAGACCCGCGCGGAGGAGGTGGCCTGA